The Plectropomus leopardus isolate mb chromosome 7, YSFRI_Pleo_2.0, whole genome shotgun sequence genome window below encodes:
- the opn9 gene encoding LOW QUALITY PROTEIN: opsin 9 (The sequence of the model RefSeq protein was modified relative to this genomic sequence to represent the inferred CDS: deleted 1 base in 1 codon; substituted 1 base at 1 genomic stop codon), with amino-acid sequence MGDSGSHRGSWFVPSSVHTLFLSQLSPSADLAVAVLLAFTCVVAVLGNGTVLLVYSRKRKKLRPPELMTINLALCDFGFSLFGGPFFIISSLCHAWVFGDTGCLLYGIQGFVFGIGSLLTTCLISLDRCLKICCVRYGQWIERRHVFLSIALVWVYTLSWALLPAFGFGSYGPEPYGTSCTINWWRMRSSLNDRIYILLILTLCFGLPTLTTVASYVAILLTVYRSSRTLASIPSSSVSHTSKDLRLAKMAAVVCTTFLVAWTPYAAVSLISALIPRDDEEASLQIVVEESSGLASSSPNAPKILDIPSLLNWTATEYYKQSYSPKNNWSDVNNMNLASITGLSDAMFRSTVEKEAEPPTRSPQLSSCFPPVVTLIPVMFAKSHCMINPLIYQIMNREFRDDVCVMVLGKEKAERRRMQERKGSTYERTISLSYCQSCKRNSSNPMCMSVERKNRTXRNRGTEGAGEEGEQTPGQIICQ; translated from the exons ATGGGAGACAGTGGCTCACACAGGGGCTCCTGGTTTGTCCCCTCATCTGTCCACACGCTGTTCTTGTCCCAACTGTCCCCCTCTGCAGACCTGGCTGTTGCGGTCCTCCTTGCTTTCACAT GTGTTGTTGCGGTGCTGGGGAACGGCACTGTGTTGTTAGTCTACTCCAGGAAGAGAAAGAAGCTCAGACCaccagagctcatgaccatcAACCTGGCCCTCTGCGATTTTGGCTTCAGCCTCTTTGGAGGgccatttttcatcatttccaG CTTGTGTCATGCCTGGGTGTTTGGGGACACTGGGTGCCTTCTGTACGGGATTCAGGGCTTTGTGTTTGGCATCGGCTCTCTGCTCACCACCTGTCTCATCTCTCTGGACCGTTGCCTGAAGATCTGCTGCGTAAGATACG GTCAATGGATCGAGAGGCGCCATGTGTTTCTGTCTATAGCGCTGGTGTGGGTTTACACGCTGTCCTGGGCTTTGCTGCCTGCCTTTGGCTTTGGAAGCTATGGACCAGAACCATATGGGACCAGCTGCACCATCAACTG GTGGAGAATGAGGTCATCTCTAAATGACAGAATCTATATTCTCCTCATCCTGACATTATGCTTTGGACTTCCTACGCTCACCACCGTCGCTTCTTATGTGGCCATCCTGCTGACG GTCTACAGATCCAGTCGCACTCTGGCATCTATACCGTCCTCCTCTGTCAGTCACACCAGCAAAGATCTGAGACTTGCAAAG ATGGCTGCTGTGGTGTGCACCACCTTCCTCGTGGCCTGGACGCCCTATGCTGCTGTGTCTCTGATCTCTGCACTCATTCCCAGAGACGATGAAGAGGCATCTTTACAGATTGTGGTGGAGGAGTCCTCTGGTCTGGCCTCGAGCTCTCCAAATGCTCCAAAGATCCTTGACATCCCCTCCTTGCTCAACTGGACGGCTACAGAATATTACAAGCAAAGTTACAGTCCCAAGAACAACTGGAGCGATGTGAACAACATGAATTTAGCCTCCATCACCGGTCTGAGTGACGCCATGTTCAGGTCCACTGTGGAAAAAGAAGCTGAGCCCCCAACCAGGAGCCCCCAGCTGTCCTCCTGCTTCCCACCTGTAGTCACCTTAATCCCTGTTATGTTTGCCAAGTCCCACTgcatgattaaccctttaatctACCAAATCATGAACAGGGAGTTCAGGGATGACGTCTGCGTGATGGTGTTGGGCAAAGAGAAGGCAGAGAGGAGGCGGATGCAGGAAAGGAAGGGGAGTACTTATGAAA GGACCATCAGCCTCTCCTACTGCCAGAGCTGTAAGAGAAACAGCAGCAACCCCATGTGTATGTctgtggaaagaaaaaacagg accTGAAGAAACAGAGGAACCgagggagcaggagaggagggagaacagACTCCTGGGCAGATAATATGTCAGTAA
- the iffo1b gene encoding non-homologous end joining factor IFFO1 has translation MPDLQRFSFPYHSMNPLLGANTHLQQHPQQIEAPGHPDSPSGLLPDTVFGGPDPTSFLLGEQPVSGPDQPGPDYPAPSQTSPFLHHFQHRAVPHPPAAMALRNDLGSNISVLKTLNLRFRCFLAKVHELERRNKILEKQLQQALDANKGCQGGCCEGRGHTQEAGVQTGFVGTIPLRPGSLPFHNTNNSARRPTTLFPPPLTAALQPAANSNATQTNATCNPAITISQASPCVDSPGSGSRSVSNTSAGPGSSTNPPPRFLPGTIWSYNHTRKFGPSAERLTSPGVSWVHPDGVGVQIDTITPEIRALYNVLAKVKRERDEYKRRWEEEYTMRMDLQQKISDLQEDLQESEGCQDELALRVQQLKAELVLFKGLMSNNLSELDSKIQEKAMKVDMDICRRIDITARLCDVAQQRNCEDVIQMYQVPNNQSSLNSRRKQTPLSFNGSECDEPVSTSESDGGVVKEEEHGGSSANQINEEMQRMLNQLRECEFEDDCDSLAWEETEETLLLWEDFPGCTLPPDPTHPPGEEDCLEKVINDTECLFKSREKEYQETIDQIELELATAKSDMNRHLHEYMEMCSMKRGLDVQMETCRRLITQSGDSNSAAPAPTEDGDQRDNDRSSSSPPSSSSAGRS, from the exons ATGCCAGATCTGCAGCGCTTCAGTTTTCCATACCATAGCATGAATCCTTTGTTGGGGGCTAACACGCATCTCCAACAGCATCCACAGCAGATTGAAGCTCCCGGACACCCAGACTCTCCCTCAGGCCTCCTGCCCGACACCGTTTTCGGTGGACCGGACCCGACGTCGTTTCTGCTGGGTGAGCAGCCCGTGTCTGGGCCCGATCAGCCGGGGCCTGATTACCCCGCACCCTCACAGACCTCACCTTTCCTCCACCACTTCCAGCACCGCGCTGTGCCGCATCCCCCCGCAGCCATGGCTCTCAGAAACGACTTGGGATCCAACATCAGCGTCCTCAAAACCCTCAATCTGAGGTTCAGATGCTTTTTGGCGAAAGTGCACGAATTAGAGCGCAGAAATAAGATTTTGGAAAAGCAGCTGCAACAGGCGCTGGATGCCAACAAGGGCTGTCAAGGTGGATGCTGTGAAGGCAGGGGGCATACCCAGGAGGCAGGTGTGCAGACCGGATTTGTTGGGACCATACCACTCAGGCCTGGCTCCCTGCCCTTCCACAACACCAACAACTCAGCCAGGAGGCCTACAACACTGTTCCCACCACCCCTCACAGCAGCCCTGCAACCTGCAGCAAACTCCAATGCAACCCAAACAAATGCCACCTGTAACCCAGCAATCACCATCAGTCAGGCCTCTCCCTGTGTGGACTCCCCTGGATCTGGCTCTAGATCTGTCTCCAACACCAGTGCAGGCCCGGGGAGCTCCACCAACCCTCCTCCACGGTTCCTCCCAGGCACCATCTGGTCCTACAACCACACCCGCAAGTTTGGCCCCAGTGCGGAGCGTCTGACCAGCCCAGGAGTGTCCTGGGTGCACCCTGATGGGGTTGGGGTCCAGATTGATACCATCACCCCTGAGATAAGAGCCCTGTATAACGTCCTGGCCAAagtgaagagggagagagatgagtATAAACGCAG ATGGGAAGAGGAATACACAATGAGGATGGATCTGCAGCAGAAGATTTCGGACCTTCAAGAG GACCTGCAGGAGAGCGAAGGCTGTCAGGACGAGCTGGCTCTCAGAGTTCAGCAGCTGAAGGCGGAGCTGGTTCTCTTCAAAGGCCTCATGAGCAAT AACCTGTCAGAGTTGGACAGTAAGATCCAGGAGAAAGCCATGAAGGTGGACATGGACATCTGCCGCAGGATCGACATCACTGCTCGTCTCTGTGACGTCGCTCAGCAGCGGAACTGTGAAGACGTGATCCAGATGTACCAG GTTCCCAACAACCAGTCCTCCCTAAACTCCCGCCGGAAACAAACTCCTCTGTCCTTCAATGGGAGTGAGTGTGACGAACCTGTCAGCACCTCTGAAAGTGATGGGGGCGTGGTCAAAGAGGAAGAGCACGGTGGCtcatcagccaatcagatcaATGAGGAGATGCAGAGGATGCTGAACCAGCT ccGTGAATGTGAGTTTGAGGATGATTGCGACAGTCTGGCCTGGGAGGAGACCGAAGAGACGCTGCTTCTTTGGGAGGACTTCCCAGGGTGCACCCTGCCTCCTGACCCCACACATCCACCGGGAGAG GAGGACTGTCTGGAAAAGGTGATTAATGACACAGAATGTCTTTTCAAGTCCCGAGAGAAGGAATATCAAGAGACAATTGACCAGATTGAG TTGGAGCTGGCCACAGCAAAGAGTGACATGAACCGACACCTTCACGAGTACATGGAAATGTGCTCGATGAAGAGAGGCCTGGATGTTCAGATGGAAACCTGCAGGAGACTCATCACACAGAGTGgagacag TAACTCTGCAGCGCCTGCGCCCACTGAGGACGGCGACCAGAGAGACAACGACAGGTCCTCATCGTCTCCGCCTTCTTCCTCGAGTGCTGGGAGATCTTGA